Proteins encoded together in one Litorilinea aerophila window:
- a CDS encoding acyltransferase family protein, giving the protein MIRRLLLLNGLAIVGVVLNHTIGWGYVAMFWWTDRYRPVAVPDFSQMGGLSYWGLRFFEQLLMFSIPAFLFVSGYFIAVATGRTRSNVSPSVVRQRIVNLAIPYLLWSLIYFGANAVLEDQIFTPWQYLRLLLVGGAAQAFYYVPLVIQLYLLALLMVPLARSHWRPLLLASLAIQLVPLALRYPVLLGMDWPWAIQLERWFPAWFFPGHLFWFTVGVVVGFHVGDFRVWLARWKWWLLGLLVVTVPLGILEWEWILRASSQGWLGQERTFFDDLYSALAILTFLAFERVNLPAARQLADWGTRSYGIYLVHSLVLLVAMKVIYHAVPWLLAHQILLQPLLLALGLAVPLALMALVNRSPARRFYAYLFG; this is encoded by the coding sequence ATGATTCGACGCCTTCTTCTTCTCAACGGTCTTGCCATTGTGGGCGTGGTGCTCAATCACACCATCGGCTGGGGCTACGTGGCCATGTTCTGGTGGACCGACCGCTACCGGCCGGTGGCGGTGCCGGACTTCTCCCAGATGGGGGGGCTCTCCTACTGGGGGCTGCGGTTTTTCGAGCAGCTGCTCATGTTCAGCATTCCGGCCTTTCTGTTCGTCTCTGGCTACTTCATCGCCGTGGCCACAGGCCGGACCCGTTCCAACGTCAGCCCGTCGGTGGTGCGGCAGCGCATCGTCAACCTGGCGATCCCCTACCTGCTGTGGTCGCTGATCTACTTCGGGGCCAACGCCGTCCTCGAAGACCAGATCTTCACCCCCTGGCAGTACCTTCGGCTGTTGCTGGTGGGGGGAGCGGCCCAGGCGTTCTACTACGTACCGCTGGTGATCCAGCTCTACCTGCTCGCCCTGCTGATGGTGCCCCTGGCCCGGTCCCATTGGCGGCCGCTGCTGCTGGCCTCCCTGGCGATCCAGCTCGTTCCCCTGGCCCTCCGCTATCCCGTCCTTCTGGGGATGGACTGGCCCTGGGCCATCCAGTTGGAGCGCTGGTTTCCGGCCTGGTTCTTCCCCGGACACCTCTTCTGGTTTACGGTGGGGGTGGTGGTGGGCTTTCACGTGGGCGACTTTCGGGTCTGGCTGGCCCGCTGGAAGTGGTGGCTGTTGGGGCTGCTGGTCGTCACCGTGCCCCTGGGCATCCTGGAGTGGGAGTGGATCCTGCGGGCCTCTAGCCAGGGCTGGCTGGGCCAGGAGCGGACCTTCTTCGATGATCTCTATTCGGCGCTGGCCATCCTGACCTTCCTGGCTTTCGAACGGGTTAACCTGCCCGCAGCCAGGCAGCTGGCCGACTGGGGAACCCGCTCCTATGGCATCTATCTGGTCCACTCCCTGGTGCTGCTGGTGGCGATGAAGGTCATCTACCATGCAGTTCCCTGGCTGTTGGCGCATCAAATCTTGCTGCAGCCCCTCCTGCTGGCCCTGGGGCTCGCCGTTCCCCTGGCGCTGATGGCCCTGGTCAACCGTTCCCCCGCCCGGCGCTTCTACGCCTACCTCTTTGGATAA
- a CDS encoding NAD-dependent epimerase/dehydratase family protein — MAKVLVTGGAGFIGSHVAEALVNAGYDVVVLDDLSGGFVDNLVPGVRFIQGSITDVQLVEELFAQERFDYVFHLAAYAAEGLSHFIKRFNYTNNLMGSINLINAAINTDVKCFVFTSSIAVYGTSPELPMTEETPAHPEDPYGIAKLAVEQELAICKEMFDLNYIIFRPHNVYGERQNIGDKYRNVVGIFMNQILQGKPMTVFGDGSQERAFTYIGDVAPIIARSIEVPAAYNQVFNIGADRPYTINQLAHAVAEAMGVPPDIVYVPARNEVVAAYSSHDKVERIFGVAPQYSLEEGIGRMAAWVRQHGARASQEFEGIEVTKNFPKAWAIPSPSAVNGA, encoded by the coding sequence ATGGCAAAAGTACTGGTCACCGGTGGTGCCGGCTTCATTGGCTCTCATGTGGCCGAAGCCCTGGTCAACGCCGGCTACGACGTGGTCGTGTTGGACGACCTGAGCGGCGGCTTCGTGGACAATCTGGTCCCCGGCGTGCGCTTCATCCAGGGTTCCATCACCGACGTCCAGCTGGTGGAAGAGCTCTTTGCCCAGGAGCGTTTCGACTACGTCTTTCACCTGGCTGCCTACGCGGCCGAAGGGCTCAGCCACTTCATCAAGCGCTTCAACTACACCAACAACCTGATGGGCAGCATCAACCTCATCAACGCCGCCATCAACACCGACGTGAAGTGCTTTGTCTTCACCTCCTCCATCGCCGTCTATGGGACCAGCCCCGAGCTGCCCATGACCGAGGAGACCCCGGCCCATCCCGAGGATCCCTACGGCATCGCCAAGCTGGCCGTGGAGCAGGAATTGGCGATCTGCAAGGAGATGTTCGATCTCAACTACATCATCTTCCGGCCCCACAACGTCTACGGCGAACGTCAGAACATCGGCGACAAATACCGCAACGTGGTGGGCATCTTCATGAACCAGATCCTCCAGGGCAAACCCATGACCGTCTTTGGGGATGGCAGCCAGGAGCGGGCCTTCACCTACATCGGCGACGTGGCGCCCATCATCGCCCGTTCCATCGAAGTGCCCGCCGCCTACAACCAGGTCTTCAACATCGGCGCGGACCGGCCCTACACCATCAACCAGCTGGCCCACGCGGTGGCCGAGGCCATGGGCGTCCCGCCGGACATCGTCTATGTCCCCGCGCGCAACGAAGTGGTGGCGGCCTACTCGTCCCACGACAAGGTGGAGCGCATCTTCGGCGTGGCTCCCCAGTACAGCCTGGAGGAAGGCATCGGCCGCATGGCGGCCTGGGTCCGGCAGCACGGCGCCCGGGCCAGCCAGGAGTTCGAGGGGATCGAGGTGACCAAGAACTTCCCCAAGGCATGGGCTATCCCGTCCCCCTCGGCGGTCAACGGCGCTTGA
- a CDS encoding glycosyltransferase family 2 protein — protein MAGRMPHVVSVILNTNRREDTLACLASLQANDYPNHTALVLDNASTDGSVEAIRAQFPSVQVLALAENRGYAGNNNVGIAAALAQGADWVFVLNEDTILAPDCLRQLMAVAEGDDTDDDTIGIVGPLVLHHDEPTVIQSAGGALGRDWQARHLGQNQPDAGQFREPRPVDWISGCAILVRRAVIEQVGMLDERFFYYWEETEWCLRARRAGWQVVHVPQARLWHKGVQRDYRPSPSVTYYNTRNRLLMMAKHRAPLRAWLIVWFQLVRTLLSWSLRPKWRRVQQEHRTALWRGAFDFLRRRWGMRPA, from the coding sequence ATGGCTGGGCGCATGCCCCACGTGGTGAGCGTGATCCTCAACACCAACCGGCGGGAAGACACCCTGGCCTGCCTGGCATCCCTGCAGGCCAACGACTATCCCAACCACACCGCGCTGGTGCTGGACAATGCTTCCACCGACGGCTCGGTGGAAGCCATCCGCGCCCAATTTCCGTCGGTGCAGGTGCTGGCCCTGGCTGAAAACCGGGGATACGCCGGCAACAACAACGTGGGGATCGCCGCCGCGCTGGCCCAGGGCGCGGACTGGGTCTTCGTCCTCAACGAGGACACGATCCTGGCGCCGGACTGTCTGCGCCAGCTCATGGCCGTGGCCGAGGGCGACGACACCGACGATGACACCATCGGCATCGTGGGGCCCCTGGTCCTCCACCACGACGAGCCCACGGTCATCCAGTCGGCCGGCGGCGCCCTGGGGCGGGACTGGCAGGCCCGGCACCTGGGCCAGAACCAGCCCGATGCGGGGCAGTTCCGTGAGCCCCGGCCGGTGGACTGGATCTCGGGCTGCGCCATTCTGGTCCGTCGTGCCGTCATCGAACAGGTGGGCATGCTGGACGAGCGCTTTTTCTACTACTGGGAGGAGACCGAATGGTGTCTGCGGGCTCGACGGGCCGGCTGGCAGGTGGTCCACGTCCCCCAGGCCCGTCTCTGGCACAAGGGCGTCCAGCGGGACTACCGGCCCAGTCCCTCAGTGACCTACTACAACACCCGCAACCGCCTGTTGATGATGGCCAAACATCGGGCGCCGCTGCGGGCCTGGCTGATCGTCTGGTTCCAGTTGGTCCGGACCCTGCTCAGTTGGAGTCTGCGTCCCAAGTGGCGACGGGTGCAACAGGAGCACCGTACGGCCCTCTGGCGGGGCGCGTTCGACTTCCTGCGCCGGCGCTGGGGGATGCGGCCAGCATGA